A window of the Parabacteroides merdae ATCC 43184 genome harbors these coding sequences:
- a CDS encoding DUF2461 domain-containing protein: MNAEIIRFLDDLRRNNNTVWFHENRERYDKLRCAFINEVQELIERISVFDPDIRGLDARKCLFRINRDIRFSLDKSPYKTYMSACIAQGGRHSIRGAYYFHLEPEYCVLSGGIWYPKPEILKVLRREIYNNIDEFVSIIEEPSFKALYPSLEGDMLKRIPAGFPSDSPYGHILRHKDFSVIGIKPDSFFSQPDWMEETIDCFRKLLPFNRFLNEIVDEYMGNL; the protein is encoded by the coding sequence ATGAATGCAGAAATTATCCGATTCTTAGACGATTTACGACGAAACAATAATACCGTCTGGTTCCATGAAAATAGAGAACGATATGACAAACTTCGCTGCGCTTTTATCAACGAAGTACAAGAGTTAATCGAACGAATCAGTGTATTTGATCCTGATATACGGGGATTGGATGCACGGAAATGTCTGTTCCGTATTAATCGCGACATCCGTTTCAGCCTCGACAAGTCGCCTTACAAGACTTATATGTCAGCCTGTATTGCTCAAGGAGGACGTCATAGTATCCGGGGAGCTTACTACTTTCATCTTGAACCGGAATACTGCGTACTGTCCGGTGGTATCTGGTATCCCAAACCGGAAATATTGAAAGTCCTTCGACGTGAAATATACAATAACATAGATGAATTTGTTTCCATCATCGAAGAGCCTTCTTTCAAAGCTCTGTACCCGTCACTCGAAGGGGACATGCTAAAACGTATCCCGGCAGGTTTCCCCTCCGATTCTCCTTACGGTCATATATTAAGGCACAAAGACTTCAGCGTTATAGGTATTAAGCCCGACAGTTTTTTCAGCCAGCCGGACTGGATGGAAGAAACCATCGATTGTTTTCGAAAGCTTCTTCCATTCAACCGCTTCCTGAATGAAATTGTGGATGAATATATGGGAAATCTGTAA